GCCGACTCGGCGAAGATGTCGTCGCAGAAGTCGCAGGCACCGAGCTGGAACACCGCGTGGCCCCAGCTCCCGCCGACGAGGGAAAGGGTCTTGCGCTCCGCGCGGTTTCCGTCGGAGTCGACCGCGGCGAACCCGTACTCGCGGGACGTGCGCTCGGGATCCTTGACGCGGAAGTCCACCTTCTCCAGCGCGTTCGGTGCGATGCCCAGCTGCCAGGCGAACGACTCCGCGTAGGCGATCGACTTGAGGTGTCCGCACACGATTCCCACGACGAAGCGCAGCTGCTCCTGCAGCACCGCGTCCTGCGCCATCAGGTGCCGCACGGCCGTGACCACGCAGGGGATCCCGACGAACGCATAGCGGCGCCCGTCGCCGCGCACCTCGCGGAGGACCTCGTTCATGCTCACCGGGTAGTACTGGCTCTTGCGGCGAGCCATGAGCTGGTCGACGTCGTTCGAGACCACGTAGGCAAAGATCGGGTCCCCGCTTCCGCCCGTCGCGCCGGTCTCGCCGACGTGGATGATCCCGTCGACGTCGCCGCGCTCGAGGAGGCTCCGCAGGAGGTACGACGTGAGGCCACCGGAGCTGCTGTCAGGAACGAGGGCAGCATCGGGATTCCGTCCGGCGTAGCCGGCGAGGTAGCGCCCTGTGCGCGGGTCCTCGGGCAGGTCCGGGTAGTGGCGGGCGCCGATCGCGGTCTCGTCGACCGTCTCGTCCGCGAAGGGGCACACGCTCGACGCGATGGCGCTGTCGGCAAGGGAGACGTCGGCGTCGGCTTGGTAGGTCCGGGTCGGGCCCAGCTGCACGGACACCGAGCCGCCCGTGGCGACCTCGCAGGCGCCGCAGCCGACGCAGCAGCCGGAGTCGACGACCTGCCGGAAGGTTGGCTCAGTCACGAGTTCCACCGATCTCTGGTTCTGGACTGACTGCGGTCCGCACTCGCGTCGACAACTCAAGGAGATCCCCACGCGCTCGGCCGGCCGCGGTGAGCGCTTCCTTGCGTCGGACGTCGTCGAACACCTCGGACAGGAGGGTAGGGCCAGTGCGACTCACCTGGGGAAGAGGGAGGAGCCGATCGAGGCACTTGACGACCTTGTCCTTGCCGGGGTCGCCGACGACCGCGACAGGTGCTGCTCCGCACTGGAGACCGAAGATGGCGGCGTGGAGGCGGTCGGTGACGACCCACGCGGCACGTGACAGGGCGGCGCGGACGCGCTCGAGCTGCACGTCGTGGTCGTTGCTTCCCCAGAGGATCGCGTCGGCGCCGGTCTGCTCGGCGAGTCGCGCATGCAGCTCGTCGTCCCGCATCACCTGGGTCACGAAGACGGGTGTAAACCCGGCTGCCCTGATCTGCTCGGCCAACGTCGCGGCAAGCTCGCCCGAGACCGCCTTGTCGCCCCGGAGCGAGATCACGACGTCCTCGCGAGGCCCGTCGTCCGGGGGGCGTCGGTCCACGGCCAGGGCGAGGTCGGGCATCAGCTCGAGGGCGGGTTCGCCGAACGCCAACGCGCTGCTGGCGTCGCGTACGACGAAGATGCGGGTCCGTCGCGCGACGAGACGCTCCGGCAGAGGAGCGGTGCGTCCGCCCGTGTGAACGGCCCGCCCGAGCGCGAGAACTGCTCCGCCGCGGGCGCGCACCAGGAGCACCAGTGCGAGCAGCAGCCAGGACTTGGCCACGGATGCCCCCCGGGGCACGACGTACGGTCCCGGCGAGAGCACGAAGTTGACCGGACGCCGCGCCGCGTTGCGGAGCAGCGCAGTCGCGAACGTGAGCCGACGTCGGTGGGTCAGTACACCGGCGGGCAGTTCGAGGCACCGGAGGTAGCCGCCCGGCATCCCGCCGGTGTAGACGTGCAGGTCCGTTCCAGGCGCATCCAGCATGGCTACCGCGACCGCTCGCAGCTCTGCGTCGCCGAGGTTGTCCGCCTGTGCGGCGACGCTGGCGAAGGTGGCCGTTCGGCTTGTCATGGAAGGGTCCTCAGGGTGCGACGGGCGCGGAGCCCGAGGGCTGCCACTTGGATCACGTACGACATCGAGAGCATGAGGGCTGCCCCGGCGGCGCCCAGGAACGGGGCAGCCGCCGCCACCCCGGCGATGCAGAACACGGTGCTGGCCGTCGAGGACGAGGCCACGCCGCGGGCGTCCCCGACGCCCTGGAGGACGCTGCCGACGAGGGAGGCGGCGGCCGCGAAGGGGAGGCCGAGCACAACGATGACCATCACCGGGATGGCCTCGTCGTAGGCGGCTCCAAGCAGGGGGACGACGACGAAGGGCACGGTGGCGGCGATGACGAGGTAGAGCACGCTCGCGGCCAACGAGGCCAGTCCGGCGATGCGGAGG
This Nocardioides alkalitolerans DNA region includes the following protein-coding sequences:
- a CDS encoding Coenzyme F420 hydrogenase/dehydrogenase, beta subunit C-terminal domain codes for the protein MTEPTFRQVVDSGCCVGCGACEVATGGSVSVQLGPTRTYQADADVSLADSAIASSVCPFADETVDETAIGARHYPDLPEDPRTGRYLAGYAGRNPDAALVPDSSSGGLTSYLLRSLLERGDVDGIIHVGETGATGGSGDPIFAYVVSNDVDQLMARRKSQYYPVSMNEVLREVRGDGRRYAFVGIPCVVTAVRHLMAQDAVLQEQLRFVVGIVCGHLKSIAYAESFAWQLGIAPNALEKVDFRVKDPERTSREYGFAAVDSDGNRAERKTLSLVGGSWGHAVFQLGACDFCDDIFAESADVVFGDAWLSKYEIDWRGTNVVLTRDRYLDSILTEARSTGAIELDDLTVDKVAETQGGNFRHRRDGLAVRLADDQAAGRWTPRKRVQPDTTHLPDDRVALIRDRREITRESHVAFESARRAGDLGVYLDRMRPLIERYQSRTSMPFRTRLRNKLRRETWRLLSKLRTARSNRKASS